A part of Pseudomonadota bacterium genomic DNA contains:
- a CDS encoding Gldg family protein, with the protein MKRGFLTAGGLVFAAVLFFGVNAITGAAWKSARFDFTEGKLYTLSPSTHDVLKGLYRPVSLRLYYSKSMANAVPEIRTYAKRVKELLEEYVAYSDNKLSLEIIDPEPFTEKEDRAMKDGVQGVPLDETGARFYFGLHADAGKDAKGEGGVADVISFFQLGKEQFLEYDITQLIHGLGRESRPIVGVIGQLPLKFGAVSVAAIKRGEVQPYAILEEMQKFFDVRFIEDMREITGADILLIVHPKELSDRALYFIDQYVLRGGRTLVFVDPFAEFGTLPTKFGDLPAMTDRGSSLGRLFDAWGIEYDVNKFVGDRRNAETGTTGFEINQSANEEVVRYLPWFRLGSESLNQRDPATSGLEHIDFATAGALKPKSGATTTFMPLVVTSQDSKLFETSELVGNMDPEKFLRNFEPVGQNFVVAARITGLVKTAFPGGPPPVELPKETDKAAKEDEAKKKPEMPSEVEVERWTYPPIGQSEKPVNLIVVADTDVLHNSRWTMSGDFYGHKTFTPTASNGEFVVNALENLVGGDDLISLRSRGTSYRPFVRLHRLAQDAEERYRSHAKELEDRVQGAEMEIKNLRSQNIYEKEPGKLAAREQVIRDIYQEMFEARKEQRDVQRKLREDIDALAAKLRFLNIGLMPLLIGFLAVGIGVYRHFRHGTRWSAEKQGEVSPS; encoded by the coding sequence ATGAAACGCGGTTTTCTGACGGCAGGCGGCCTTGTCTTTGCGGCGGTTCTTTTTTTCGGCGTGAACGCGATTACGGGCGCGGCGTGGAAATCGGCCCGTTTTGACTTTACGGAAGGCAAGCTTTACACGCTTTCACCCAGCACCCACGATGTGCTGAAGGGCCTTTATCGGCCGGTTAGCTTGCGCCTTTATTATTCGAAGTCCATGGCGAACGCGGTGCCGGAAATTCGCACCTATGCGAAACGCGTGAAAGAGCTTCTCGAAGAATACGTCGCGTATTCGGATAACAAACTCAGCCTTGAAATCATCGACCCGGAGCCGTTCACGGAAAAAGAGGACCGCGCCATGAAGGACGGCGTCCAAGGGGTGCCTCTGGATGAAACGGGCGCCCGGTTTTATTTCGGCCTTCATGCCGATGCGGGCAAGGATGCAAAAGGCGAAGGCGGGGTTGCGGACGTCATTTCTTTTTTTCAGCTGGGGAAGGAACAATTCCTTGAATACGACATCACGCAGCTGATTCATGGCCTGGGCCGCGAGTCCAGGCCGATCGTCGGCGTGATCGGGCAGCTTCCTTTGAAATTTGGAGCGGTCAGCGTCGCCGCCATAAAGCGCGGCGAGGTTCAGCCATACGCCATTCTCGAGGAAATGCAGAAATTCTTCGATGTCCGGTTCATCGAGGACATGCGTGAAATCACCGGCGCCGATATTCTCTTGATCGTTCACCCGAAGGAGCTGAGCGACCGCGCGCTCTATTTCATCGACCAGTACGTGCTGCGCGGCGGCCGCACCCTCGTCTTTGTTGATCCGTTTGCGGAATTCGGGACTCTGCCGACGAAGTTCGGGGATCTGCCGGCCATGACGGATCGCGGGTCGAGCTTGGGGCGGCTGTTCGATGCGTGGGGCATCGAGTACGACGTCAACAAATTCGTCGGCGATCGCCGAAACGCCGAAACCGGGACGACCGGTTTCGAGATTAACCAAAGCGCAAACGAGGAAGTCGTCCGCTACCTTCCCTGGTTTCGTTTGGGGTCCGAGAGCCTGAACCAGCGCGATCCGGCGACGAGCGGGCTTGAGCATATCGACTTTGCGACGGCCGGCGCGTTGAAACCGAAGAGCGGGGCAACGACGACTTTCATGCCCCTGGTCGTGACCTCCCAGGATTCGAAACTTTTCGAAACGTCGGAGCTGGTTGGCAACATGGACCCCGAGAAGTTCCTGCGCAATTTCGAGCCGGTCGGGCAGAATTTCGTCGTGGCGGCGCGCATCACGGGGCTGGTGAAGACGGCTTTCCCGGGTGGTCCGCCCCCGGTCGAACTGCCGAAGGAAACGGACAAAGCAGCCAAGGAGGATGAGGCAAAGAAAAAACCGGAGATGCCGTCGGAGGTGGAGGTCGAGAGATGGACCTATCCGCCGATCGGGCAATCCGAAAAGCCGGTCAACCTGATCGTCGTCGCCGATACCGACGTGCTGCACAACAGCCGCTGGACGATGTCCGGCGACTTCTACGGCCACAAGACCTTTACTCCCACTGCCTCGAACGGCGAATTCGTGGTCAATGCGCTTGAGAACCTGGTTGGGGGAGATGACTTGATCTCGCTGCGCAGCCGGGGCACGTCTTACCGCCCCTTCGTGCGGCTGCATCGGCTTGCTCAAGACGCCGAGGAACGCTACCGCAGCCACGCGAAAGAACTCGAGGACCGCGTCCAGGGGGCGGAGATGGAGATAAAAAACCTCCGCAGCCAGAACATCTATGAAAAAGAGCCGGGAAAACTTGCCGCGCGTGAACAGGTGATCCGCGACATCTACCAGGAGATGTTCGAGGCCCGGAAGGAACAGCGCGACGTGCAAAGAAAGCTTCGCGAAGACATCGATGCTCTTGCCGCGAAGCTTCGGTTCCTCAATATCGGTCTGATGCCGCTCCTTATCGGCTTTCTGGCGGTTGGGATCGGCGTCTATCGCCATTTCCGGCACGGCACGCGCTGGAGCGCGGAAAAACAAGGAGAGGTGTCTCCCTCCTGA
- a CDS encoding ABC transporter permease subunit, which translates to MSRTFIIMKRELASYFATPLAYVFLVIFLFLAGVFTFYFGLFIEQDQADLRAFFDFHPWLYLLLMPAIAMRLWAEERKTGTIEFLMSLPIPFGATVLGKFLAAWAFTAIALALTFPIWLTVNYLGEPDNGIIFAGYIGSLVMAGGYLAIASCVSAVTKNQVIAFVMGVVVCFIFTIAGQPLVTDFFSSWAPRWAVELIASFSFLTHFDAIIEGVIDVRDVVYFSTLIGFFLYANAVVIEFKKAS; encoded by the coding sequence ATGAGCAGGACGTTCATCATCATGAAGCGCGAGCTCGCGAGCTATTTTGCAACGCCGCTCGCTTACGTATTTTTGGTCATTTTCCTGTTTCTGGCTGGGGTCTTCACCTTCTACTTCGGCCTCTTCATCGAACAGGATCAAGCGGATCTGCGCGCCTTCTTCGACTTCCACCCATGGCTATACCTTCTGCTCATGCCGGCGATCGCGATGCGCCTTTGGGCGGAGGAACGCAAGACGGGCACGATCGAGTTCCTGATGTCGCTGCCCATCCCCTTCGGCGCCACCGTTCTGGGCAAGTTCCTGGCCGCTTGGGCATTCACCGCGATCGCTCTGGCCTTGACGTTTCCGATCTGGCTTACCGTCAATTACCTGGGAGAGCCGGACAACGGGATCATTTTCGCAGGCTATATCGGTTCGCTCGTCATGGCGGGCGGCTATCTTGCGATCGCGTCTTGCGTTTCGGCCGTCACGAAGAACCAGGTCATTGCCTTCGTGATGGGGGTCGTCGTCTGTTTCATCTTCACGATTGCCGGCCAGCCGCTGGTCACGGATTTCTTCAGCTCCTGGGCGCCCCGATGGGCGGTGGAGCTGATCGCCTCCTTCAGTTTCTTGACGCATTTCGATGCCATTATCGAGGGCGTTATCGATGTCCGCGATGTCGTCTATTTCTCGACGCTCATCGGGTTTTTCCTTTATGCGAATGCGGTCGTCATCGAATTCAAGAAAGCAAGCTAG
- a CDS encoding ABC transporter ATP-binding protein, which yields MIEILNLTRKFGRFTAVDNISFSVPRGQVLGFLGPNGAGKSTTMRMIVGFLQPTSGTVRVGGFDIQRQPLKAKSLMGYMPEGAPSYPDMMPRAFLNFAATIRGLRGVQKRKAIDMAIAKLGLEPVLNQPIETLSKGFRRRVGVAQAILHDPPVLILDEPTDGLDPNQKYQVRTLIRDMAPEKAIIVSTHILEEVNAVCDRAIIIDHGKIVADGTPNTLEARSRFHNTVTISIAGEAASEAEKVLKTLPQVARVEAGVRVGGLRYFTLFPKAGAAIVTEVGDLARDRGWRVEELYAERGRLDEVFRSLTIGDTVVTGRQKKGKRATA from the coding sequence ATGATCGAAATTCTAAACCTAACGCGGAAGTTCGGGCGCTTTACCGCCGTTGACAACATTTCCTTTTCGGTCCCGCGCGGCCAGGTTCTCGGTTTTCTGGGCCCGAACGGGGCCGGCAAATCCACCACGATGCGGATGATTGTGGGCTTTCTCCAGCCGACCTCGGGTACCGTGCGGGTCGGCGGCTTCGATATTCAGAGGCAGCCGCTTAAGGCAAAGTCGCTGATGGGTTATATGCCGGAAGGGGCGCCTTCCTACCCGGACATGATGCCGCGGGCTTTTCTCAACTTTGCGGCCACCATTCGGGGCCTGCGCGGGGTGCAGAAACGAAAAGCGATCGATATGGCAATCGCCAAGCTGGGGCTGGAGCCGGTGCTCAACCAGCCGATCGAGACGCTTTCGAAAGGGTTTCGCCGCCGAGTCGGTGTCGCCCAAGCCATCCTGCACGATCCGCCCGTCCTCATTCTCGATGAACCGACGGATGGCCTTGATCCGAATCAGAAGTATCAGGTGAGGACCCTGATCCGCGATATGGCGCCGGAGAAAGCGATCATCGTTTCCACCCACATCCTTGAGGAAGTCAACGCCGTTTGCGACCGCGCCATCATCATCGATCACGGCAAGATTGTTGCCGATGGCACGCCGAATACGCTTGAAGCGCGTTCGCGGTTCCATAACACGGTCACCATCTCGATCGCGGGCGAGGCCGCGTCGGAAGCGGAAAAAGTGCTGAAGACCCTGCCGCAGGTGGCGCGCGTCGAAGCCGGCGTCAGGGTTGGCGGTCTTCGCTATTTCACCCTTTTTCCGAAAGCCGGGGCCGCCATCGTGACGGAGGTGGGCGATCTTGCGCGGGACCGCGGGTGGCGCGTGGAAGAGCTTTACGCGGAACGCGGACGCCTCGACGAAGTTTTTCGCAGCCTCACGATCGGTGATACCGTCGTCACGGGACGGCAAAAAAAAGGAAAGCGGGCGACGGCATGA